Proteins found in one Primulina eburnea isolate SZY01 chromosome 16, ASM2296580v1, whole genome shotgun sequence genomic segment:
- the LOC140815951 gene encoding uncharacterized protein: MSTAWGAFWGTRVLEIVKKHDSGGLVWKRIKLTSTRKANAKKRLRRVWQNEAVLRACSDPPPSETSPAAGGKNASMYDQKITN; the protein is encoded by the exons ATGTCGACGGCATGGGGTGCATTCTGgggaacaagagttttggagatTGTGAAGAAACATGACTCGGGAGGCCTTGTTTGGAAGAGAATTAAGCTCACTTCCACACGCAAAGCCAACGCCAAGAAACGCCTCCGCCGTGTTTGGCAG AATGAGGCTGTTTTAAGGGCATGTTCTGATCCACCTCCATCGGAAACGTCTCCGGCTGCCGGTGGAAAAAATGCTAGCATGTATGACCAAAAAATCACAAATTAG
- the LOC140817204 gene encoding bidirectional sugar transporter SWEET15, which yields MAILGDHHSSAVAFGILGNIVSVLVYFAPLPTFVRIYKEKSTLGFQSVPYNVAFFSAVLWMYYAFLKKNAILLVSINSFGLFIETFYIVTYLYYATKKAKIETARLFCLMNVVTFPIMFALTFFIFKESERTQVVGWTCVAVSVSVFASPLSIVLQVVKTRSVEYMPFPLSFFLTLSAIMWFAYGLLKRDLCIALPNVIGFFLGLLQMVVYVIFRKQTPQITINNNVVDDRDKFPEHVLTIMVLGTPEVHPIDSKNRGNEMIQLKNTKDDETADPRDDFVPCSINVEPSPVNLEKD from the exons ATGGCTATCCTCGGCGATCACCACTCCTCGGCGGTCGCATTTGGCATCTTAG GCAACATTGTGTCAGTCCTCGTGTACTTTGCTCCATT GCCCACGTTCGTGAGGATATACAAAGAAAAATCGACCTTGGGGTTCCAATCAGTGCCTTATAATGTGGCTTTCTTCTCCGCCGTGCTGTGGATGTACTATGCTTTCCTCAAGAAAAATGCGATTCTTCTGGTCTCAATCAACTCTTTCGGATTATTTATTGAGACATTTTACATCGTCACCTACCTTTATTATGCGACCAAAAAGGCAAAG ATTGAAACTGCCAGGCTCTTCTGCCTTATGAATGTGGTGACATTTCCCATAATGTTTGCGCTCACATTCTTCATATTCAAAGAATCAGAGCGAACTCAGGTGGTGGGATGGACCTGTGTTGCTGTTTCTGTCAGTGTTTTTGCATCCCCTTTAAGCATTGTG CTCCAAGTTGTCAAAACGCGCAGCGTGGAGTACATGCCGTTCCCTCTGTCATTTTTCTTGACACTCAGTGCAATCATGTGGTTCGCTTACGGCCTACTCAAGAGAGATTTATGTATTGCC CTTCCAAACGTGATTGGATTCTTCTTGGGGCTGCTACAAATGGTGGTATATGTAATCTTCCGAAAACAGACGCCGCAAATTACTATCAACAACAACGTCGTCGACGACCGTGACAAGTTTCCGGAGCACGTATTGACTATAATGGTTTTAGGAACACCAGAAGTGCATCCGATAGATTCCAAAAATCGTGGAAATGAAATGATTCAATTGAAGAACACCAAGGACGATGAGACTGCTGATCCGCGAGATGATTTTGTGCCATGTTCAATAAATGTTGAGCCGAGCCCAGTGAATCTGGAGAAGGATTGA
- the LOC140815950 gene encoding NAC domain-containing protein 83, translated as MDHKLNFVKNGVLRLPPGFRFHPTDEELVVQYLKRKVLSYPLPASIIPEVDVCKSDPWDLPGGSEQERYFFSTIEVKYPNGNRSNRATSSGYWKATGLDKQIVSSRSGHQPVGMKKTLVFYRGKPPKGSRTDWIMHEYRLINAHSSDPQTKLSAQENWVLCRIFLKRRNNKNEGDVTPQQNVTAPSGPVFFDFMARERADLNLFPASSSSGSSGITEISKNHEKDDHEESSSCNTLANTSRRKPCL; from the exons ATGGATCATAAGCTCAACTTTGTGAAAAATGGTGTGCTGAGATTGCCACCTGGTTTTAGATTCCACCCCACTGACGAAGAGCTTGTGGTACAATACCTGAAGCGCAAGGTGCTGTCCTATCCTTTACCTGCTTCAATTATCCCTGAAGTTGATGTCTGCAAGTCTGATCCTTGGGATTTGCCAG GTGGCTCTGAGCAAGAGAGGTACTTTTTCAGCACCATAGAGGTCAAGTATCCAAATGGGAATCGGTCGAACAGGGCCACGAGTTCAGGGTACTGGAAGGCAACAGGTTTAGACAAGCAAATCGTGAGTTCCAGAAGCGGTCATCAGCCTGTTGGAATGAAAAAAACTCTGGTTTTCTACAGAGGGAAGCCTCCGAAGGGAAGCAGAACTGATTGGATCATGCATGAATATCGCCTTATCAACGCACATAGCTCCGACCCACAAACCAAACTTTCAGCACAG GAAAATTGGGTTCTCTGCAGAATATTTTTGAAGAGGAGGAACAACAAGAACGAGGGTGATGTTACGCCGCAGCAAAATGTGACCGCCCCTTCGGGGCCTGTTTTCTTTGATTTTATGGCTAGGGAGAGGGCTGATTTGAACCTATTCCCGGCTTCATCGTCCTCCGGTTCAAGTGGGATCACGGAGATCTCGAAAAACCATGAGAAGGATGATCATGAAGAAAGCAGTAGCTGCAATACTCTGGCCAACACTTCACGAAGGAAGCCATgcctttaa